One genomic region from Thermoleptolyngbya sichuanensis A183 encodes:
- a CDS encoding YcjF family protein, whose translation MTRSRLLLIILALLIGLGFALWLVTSLTQLYTQLAAVSATLANLVVGSVVALLVGLLVALGYYAYLFLRPAKTVRSHVKVPLDRTEAAEVNLQAVQQQVEQIQDEVTRQALIDRSREIAQNMARGEFRVVVFGTGSAGKTSLINAILGLGVGDIGAAMGTTTQEKTARFLLRGVDREIWITDTPGILEAGIAGTAREQQARQLAASADLLLFVIDGDLRRSEYDPLRSLSSIGKRSILVLNKADLYSDADLQAILQQLRDRLRSVLSPADIVAVAASPQPFTLPNGERVQPQPDILPLLRRLSAVLREEGEDLIADNILLQSQQLGDEARQILDQQRLRQAEKVVERFQWISAGVVSVTPLPMVDLLAAAAVNAQMVVELGRVYGCEMNLDQGKELARSLAKTLISLGVVRGTVEIFSLALQTNAGTFVIGRAIQGATAAYLTRIAGKSFIEYFRRNQTWGDGGISEVVQEQFQLNRRDEFMKGFVKEAIARVVEPLQNKEG comes from the coding sequence ATGACGCGATCGCGCTTGTTGCTCATCATTCTTGCCCTCTTGATAGGGCTGGGGTTTGCGCTGTGGCTGGTCACGTCGCTGACGCAGCTTTACACCCAGCTTGCGGCAGTGTCGGCGACGTTGGCAAATCTGGTGGTGGGGAGCGTGGTAGCGCTGCTGGTGGGGCTGCTGGTGGCGTTGGGCTATTATGCTTACCTATTCTTGCGTCCGGCAAAAACGGTGCGATCGCACGTCAAAGTGCCCCTCGACCGCACCGAAGCTGCCGAAGTAAACCTGCAAGCCGTGCAGCAACAAGTCGAGCAGATTCAGGATGAGGTAACTCGTCAAGCGCTGATCGACCGCTCTCGCGAAATCGCGCAAAATATGGCGCGAGGCGAATTTCGGGTGGTGGTCTTTGGGACAGGATCTGCGGGCAAAACGTCGCTGATCAACGCAATTTTGGGGCTGGGCGTGGGGGATATCGGGGCAGCCATGGGCACTACGACCCAGGAAAAGACGGCTCGATTTTTGCTGCGGGGGGTCGATCGAGAAATTTGGATCACCGACACCCCAGGCATTTTGGAAGCAGGCATCGCGGGCACGGCGCGTGAACAGCAGGCGCGACAACTGGCAGCCAGCGCCGACCTGCTGCTGTTTGTCATCGACGGCGACCTGCGCCGCTCGGAATATGACCCGCTGCGATCGCTCTCCAGCATTGGCAAGCGGTCGATCCTAGTATTGAACAAAGCAGATTTGTACAGCGATGCAGATTTGCAGGCGATTTTGCAGCAGTTGCGCGATCGCCTCCGGTCGGTGCTGTCGCCTGCCGATATCGTAGCGGTAGCCGCCAGCCCGCAGCCGTTTACCCTGCCCAACGGCGAACGAGTGCAGCCCCAGCCTGATATCTTGCCGCTGCTGCGCCGTCTGTCGGCCGTGCTGCGCGAAGAGGGCGAAGACCTGATTGCCGACAATATCCTGCTGCAATCTCAGCAGTTGGGCGACGAAGCCCGCCAGATTCTCGACCAGCAGCGGCTGCGCCAGGCAGAAAAAGTGGTGGAACGCTTCCAGTGGATTAGTGCAGGAGTGGTGTCGGTCACGCCGTTGCCAATGGTGGACTTGCTGGCCGCCGCCGCTGTCAACGCGCAAATGGTGGTGGAACTAGGTCGGGTCTATGGCTGTGAGATGAATCTTGACCAGGGCAAAGAACTGGCGCGATCGCTCGCCAAAACGCTCATCAGCTTGGGCGTGGTGCGGGGCACAGTGGAAATTTTTTCGCTGGCGCTGCAAACCAATGCCGGAACCTTTGTCATTGGCCGCGCCATCCAGGGAGCGACTGCCGCCTACCTGACTCGCATCGCAGGCAAAAGCTTTATCGAATACTTTCGCCGCAATCAGACCTGGGGCGACGGCGGCATCAGCGAAGTCGTGCAGGAACAGTTCCAGCTTAACCGCCGCGACGAGTTTATGAAGGGCTTCGTCAAAGAGGCGATCGCCCGTGTGGTAGAGCCGCTGCAAAACAAGGAGGGCTAG
- a CDS encoding ABC transporter ATP-binding protein, translating into MPKRTKFLSRNPEKPSPRDRFWAVLANTPRLVQLVWQAAPRLLLLQLGITLSNALIPVAQLYISKLIVDQVVLELSQPGVDWTVLGRLVGLGLGITLAQVGLNQAETYTTQVLNDRFTLYANQILLKQAIRLDLAHYELPEFYDTLNRAQQSGSAYPVRVFETLIDLAGQSITFAGLLSLLVAFNPLLLLLLLLTSMPALWVGIRFSGVRFWLKRRQTESGRLAEYLQQVLTTQEFVKEVRLFNLGDYLLRQWQSIRLQFNREMAEVLARNAWLRFGVGLIANSGFYAAYAWVIVRTVQGAISLGDLTMYSGAFQQAQGLIQGILFQIALIYEFNLYVSQYFEFLNLQPQVVSPSDPIAFPNPMRRGLELRDVSFRYPGASEPTLHRINLTVKPGESIALVGMNGAGKTTLLKLLTRFYDVESGEITIDGIPLTAFDLEDLRRNVGVVFQDFSRYHLSVQDNIGFGDLRHRDDLDQIERAAQNAGATGVIADLERGYETILGKTFSDSAELSGGQWQKLGLARAFMTPAQVLILDEPTAALDAIAEYDLFQRFRQLTQDKMTFLVSHRFSTVRMADRIVVLEHGQIAELGSHAELMEMGGKYAQMFRLQASSYAGVAE; encoded by the coding sequence ATGCCAAAACGTACCAAGTTCCTCTCCCGCAACCCCGAAAAACCTTCTCCGCGCGATCGCTTCTGGGCCGTCCTGGCAAATACGCCCCGCCTGGTTCAGTTGGTTTGGCAAGCGGCACCCCGGCTGCTGCTGCTGCAACTGGGGATCACGCTGAGCAACGCCCTCATCCCCGTCGCCCAGCTTTACATCAGCAAGCTCATCGTCGATCAGGTGGTCTTGGAGCTATCGCAGCCCGGAGTCGATTGGACGGTTTTAGGTCGCTTGGTTGGGCTGGGGCTGGGCATTACGCTGGCGCAAGTTGGTCTTAATCAGGCTGAAACCTACACCACCCAGGTTTTGAATGACCGCTTCACGCTGTATGCCAACCAAATCTTGCTAAAACAGGCAATTCGGCTCGATCTGGCCCACTACGAACTGCCAGAGTTTTACGACACGCTCAACCGCGCCCAGCAAAGCGGCAGCGCCTACCCCGTGCGCGTGTTTGAAACGCTGATTGATCTGGCGGGTCAGTCCATCACCTTTGCGGGTTTGCTATCGCTGCTGGTGGCATTTAATCCGCTGCTGCTGTTGCTGCTGCTGCTGACCTCTATGCCTGCGCTCTGGGTCGGCATTCGCTTTTCGGGAGTGCGCTTTTGGCTGAAGCGTCGCCAGACCGAGAGCGGCCGTTTGGCGGAATATTTGCAGCAGGTATTGACCACGCAGGAATTTGTCAAAGAGGTGCGCCTGTTTAACTTGGGCGATTACCTGCTGCGCCAGTGGCAAAGTATTCGTCTCCAGTTCAATCGGGAAATGGCCGAAGTGCTGGCGCGAAATGCGTGGCTCCGCTTTGGCGTGGGGCTGATTGCCAATTCGGGCTTTTACGCCGCCTACGCCTGGGTTATTGTGCGGACGGTTCAGGGTGCGATTTCTCTGGGCGATCTGACCATGTACTCGGGTGCGTTTCAGCAGGCGCAGGGCCTGATCCAGGGCATTTTGTTCCAGATTGCATTGATTTATGAATTCAATCTATACGTGTCCCAATATTTTGAATTTCTGAACTTGCAGCCCCAGGTTGTGAGTCCATCCGACCCGATTGCGTTTCCCAATCCAATGCGTCGGGGGCTGGAATTAAGGGACGTGAGCTTTCGCTATCCCGGCGCGAGTGAACCCACGCTGCACCGCATTAATCTGACCGTGAAGCCAGGGGAGAGCATTGCGCTGGTGGGCATGAACGGCGCTGGCAAGACAACGCTGCTAAAGCTGCTGACTCGCTTTTATGATGTGGAATCGGGGGAAATCACGATTGACGGCATTCCGCTGACTGCCTTCGACCTGGAAGATCTGCGGCGGAATGTGGGTGTGGTGTTTCAGGACTTTTCGCGCTATCACCTGAGCGTGCAAGACAATATCGGCTTTGGCGACCTGCGCCACCGCGATGACCTGGACCAGATCGAGCGAGCTGCCCAAAACGCAGGCGCGACGGGCGTGATTGCTGACCTCGAACGGGGCTATGAAACGATTTTAGGTAAAACCTTTTCCGATAGCGCAGAGCTTTCGGGCGGGCAATGGCAAAAACTGGGACTGGCCAGAGCATTCATGACTCCTGCCCAAGTCCTGATCCTGGATGAGCCGACGGCGGCGCTAGATGCGATCGCCGAATATGATCTTTTCCAGCGCTTCCGCCAGCTGACGCAGGACAAAATGACCTTCCTGGTCAGCCACCGCTTTTCCACCGTCCGCATGGCCGACCGCATTGTGGTGCTAGAGCATGGGCAAATTGCGGAACTGGGCAGCCATGCAGAACTGATGGAGATGGGCGGGAAGTATGCCCAGATGTTTCGGCTGCAAGCCTCGAGCTACGCAGGAGTCGCGGAGTGA
- a CDS encoding septal ring lytic transglycosylase RlpA family protein — protein MSQKLWSGLTTAAFLFTALAPVSAAFADAQTDLASEGDEVSQEKVPSLDASAELGSPEPLSATVGSASETDTVQPGAISETPSTRRIAAALGEVRKVGEYQDQEETDTAEDLTVTIIPHEVNNRSSATLRIQSIPVFTFLGAVTQPDPSSVSTAGALDNAAEGRATGESETVKRPTPPEADASAVVPGQPDSGSSATADASADPMQRAGAIAARLRQIHRDGTSAETITVRWDAQRERYVIQVGSEELIEMNADIILPDTTRNPAEDALQATNRLRRLLGSAPPLQDIQDRPRPAVRVSVSPANRTGSTRVASGIASWYGPGFHGNRSASGEVFNQNAMTAAHRYLPFGTQVRVTNLNTGQSVVVRINDRGPFSRGRVIDLSAGAARAIGMIGSGIAPVSLEVIGRSQTASR, from the coding sequence ATGTCTCAGAAACTTTGGAGCGGCCTCACGACTGCCGCCTTCCTGTTCACTGCTCTAGCACCTGTCTCGGCTGCCTTTGCAGACGCACAGACAGATCTCGCTAGCGAGGGTGACGAGGTTTCCCAGGAAAAGGTTCCCTCCCTGGATGCCTCAGCCGAGCTAGGTTCCCCTGAGCCACTGTCTGCAACCGTGGGTAGCGCCTCGGAAACAGATACAGTCCAGCCCGGAGCTATTTCGGAAACCCCGTCCACTCGTCGGATTGCTGCCGCCCTCGGCGAAGTCCGCAAGGTGGGCGAGTATCAAGACCAGGAAGAAACAGATACCGCTGAAGACTTGACGGTCACCATCATTCCGCATGAGGTGAACAACCGCTCATCAGCCACGCTCCGTATTCAGAGCATTCCTGTCTTCACGTTTTTGGGTGCCGTCACCCAGCCCGATCCATCATCGGTTTCTACAGCAGGCGCTTTAGACAACGCGGCTGAAGGTAGGGCGACTGGCGAATCGGAAACGGTCAAGCGCCCAACCCCACCCGAAGCAGATGCGTCTGCGGTGGTGCCTGGGCAGCCCGATTCCGGCTCAAGTGCAACGGCGGATGCCTCGGCCGACCCGATGCAGCGAGCTGGGGCGATCGCCGCTCGATTGCGCCAGATCCACCGAGATGGCACCAGCGCCGAAACGATTACTGTCCGCTGGGATGCCCAGCGCGAGCGCTACGTCATCCAGGTTGGCAGTGAAGAGCTAATCGAGATGAACGCCGACATCATCTTGCCGGACACTACGCGCAACCCAGCCGAAGACGCGCTGCAAGCCACCAATCGTCTTCGTCGCTTGTTGGGCAGCGCCCCCCCGCTGCAAGATATCCAAGATCGTCCCCGTCCTGCGGTTCGAGTGTCAGTGTCTCCTGCGAACCGAACAGGCAGTACGCGAGTTGCATCAGGCATTGCATCCTGGTATGGCCCCGGATTCCACGGCAACCGCAGCGCCAGCGGCGAAGTGTTTAACCAAAACGCCATGACCGCTGCCCACCGCTATTTGCCCTTTGGAACCCAGGTGCGCGTGACCAACCTCAACACCGGACAATCGGTGGTGGTTCGCATCAACGATCGGGGCCCATTCTCACGGGGTCGAGTGATTGACCTATCGGCGGGAGCTGCCCGCGCCATCGGCATGATCGGCAGCGGCATCGCACCTGTCAGTCTGGAGGTTATCGGTCGCAGCCAAACGGCATCGCGCTAA
- the nth gene encoding endonuclease III: METRALEILDRLRRLYPDATCSLDYETPVQLLVATILSAQCTDERVNKVTPELFRRFPDAASMASADLAELEELVRSTGFYRNKAKNIQGACRKIVTDFGGQVPQTMEELLTLPGVARKTGNVVLAHAFGINAGVTVDTHVKRLSQRLGLTTHTEPVQIERDLMKLLPQPDWENWSIRLIYHGRAVCNARNPACDRCQLVDLCPSADPTKAALATTPAPI; this comes from the coding sequence TTGGAAACTCGGGCGCTGGAGATCTTGGATCGGCTGAGGCGGCTCTACCCGGATGCGACCTGTTCGCTAGATTATGAAACGCCCGTCCAATTGCTCGTGGCTACAATCCTGTCGGCCCAGTGTACGGATGAGCGGGTGAATAAGGTAACACCGGAGCTATTTCGCCGCTTCCCGGATGCAGCATCAATGGCGAGTGCAGACCTGGCAGAGCTTGAAGAGCTGGTGCGCTCTACAGGGTTTTATCGCAATAAGGCAAAAAATATCCAGGGAGCCTGTCGCAAAATCGTCACTGATTTTGGGGGACAGGTGCCGCAGACGATGGAGGAACTGCTGACGCTGCCGGGTGTGGCCCGCAAGACTGGAAACGTGGTGCTGGCTCATGCCTTTGGGATTAATGCGGGCGTGACGGTGGATACTCACGTCAAGCGGCTGAGCCAGCGACTTGGGCTGACGACGCACACGGAACCCGTGCAAATTGAGCGCGACCTGATGAAGCTGTTGCCTCAGCCCGACTGGGAAAACTGGTCGATTCGCCTGATTTATCACGGGCGGGCTGTGTGCAATGCGCGGAACCCGGCGTGCGATCGCTGCCAGTTGGTCGATCTCTGCCCCTCCGCCGACCCGACAAAAGCTGCACTGGCGACAACGCCTGCACCTATATAG
- the rseP gene encoding RIP metalloprotease RseP, with protein sequence MSVLAAIAVLALLIFVHELGHFLAARLQGIHVNRFSLGFGPILWKYQGPETEYAIRAIPLGGFVGFPDDDPDSDIPPNDPNLMRNRGVLDRAIVISAGVIANLLFAYLVFVTQVAVVGVPQAFNYEPGVLIPQVVSTDSPAALAGVQDGDIVLAVNGQSLGEGEAAQKALMEAITTSPNRPINLTVQRNSGQVNLSVTPKPDAEGVGKIGVVLNPNGKVEFRRPNGLFEVFSLAAREFQDMFSRTVQGFVSLITNFSSVSGQVAGPVKIVEQGANLAANDWINLFPFTAIISINLAIINILPLPALDGGQLAFLLIEALRGKPLPTRFQESVMQTGLMLLLGLGVFLIVRDTTQLSFFRNLLQ encoded by the coding sequence ATGTCGGTTTTGGCGGCGATCGCAGTTCTTGCACTCCTAATCTTTGTTCACGAGCTGGGGCACTTCCTGGCGGCGCGGCTCCAGGGGATTCATGTCAATCGGTTTTCCCTGGGCTTTGGACCGATTTTGTGGAAGTATCAGGGCCCCGAAACGGAGTATGCGATTCGCGCCATTCCGCTAGGCGGTTTCGTGGGTTTTCCCGACGACGACCCCGACAGCGACATTCCGCCCAACGACCCCAACCTGATGCGGAATCGCGGCGTACTCGATCGGGCGATCGTGATCAGCGCCGGGGTAATTGCGAATCTGCTGTTTGCCTATCTGGTATTCGTTACGCAAGTGGCAGTTGTTGGCGTGCCACAGGCGTTTAACTATGAACCGGGCGTGCTGATCCCGCAGGTAGTGTCCACCGATTCGCCGGCTGCGCTGGCAGGTGTGCAGGATGGCGACATTGTGCTGGCGGTCAATGGGCAAAGCCTGGGCGAAGGCGAAGCCGCTCAGAAAGCGCTGATGGAGGCGATTACTACAAGTCCAAATCGCCCCATTAATCTGACCGTTCAGCGCAATTCGGGTCAGGTCAATCTCAGCGTTACGCCAAAGCCAGATGCCGAAGGCGTAGGCAAGATTGGCGTAGTGCTGAACCCGAATGGCAAGGTTGAGTTTCGCCGTCCAAATGGACTCTTCGAGGTGTTCAGCCTTGCTGCCAGAGAGTTTCAGGATATGTTCTCGCGGACGGTTCAGGGCTTTGTCTCGCTGATTACGAACTTCTCGTCGGTGTCAGGGCAGGTGGCTGGCCCGGTCAAGATTGTGGAGCAGGGCGCAAACCTAGCGGCAAATGACTGGATTAACCTGTTCCCGTTCACGGCCATCATCAGCATCAATCTGGCAATTATTAATATTCTGCCGCTGCCTGCGCTGGATGGCGGACAGTTGGCGTTTCTGCTGATCGAGGCGTTGCGCGGGAAACCACTGCCCACTCGCTTCCAGGAGAGCGTCATGCAGACGGGATTGATGCTGCTGCTGGGGCTGGGCGTGTTTCTGATTGTGCGAGACACTACCCAACTGTCCTTTTTCAGAAATTTGCTTCAGTAA
- the gcvH gene encoding glycine cleavage system protein GcvH, translating to MSLEYPEDLKYTDSHEYIRLDGDTATIGITAFAVDQLGDIVFLELPEVGDALERGETFGTVESVKAVEDLKAPLSGKVIERNDPLLDAPEQLADDPYGTAWLLKVEVSDGAELDDALSMEEYVALVEGEEG from the coding sequence ATGAGCCTGGAATATCCCGAAGATCTGAAATACACAGATTCTCACGAGTACATCCGCCTGGATGGAGATACCGCCACGATAGGCATCACGGCTTTTGCGGTTGATCAGCTTGGCGACATCGTGTTTTTAGAACTGCCCGAAGTTGGCGACGCGCTGGAAAGGGGCGAAACCTTTGGCACTGTGGAATCGGTCAAGGCTGTCGAAGACCTAAAAGCGCCCCTCTCTGGCAAGGTGATCGAGCGCAATGACCCCCTGCTTGACGCGCCAGAGCAGCTTGCCGACGACCCCTACGGCACGGCCTGGCTGCTCAAAGTGGAGGTCAGCGATGGAGCCGAGCTAGACGATGCGCTGTCGATGGAAGAGTATGTAGCGCTGGTGGAGGGAGAGGAGGGGTAA
- the gcvT gene encoding glycine cleavage system aminomethyltransferase GcvT yields the protein MSSMTDALRRTPLYDLAIAQKARMTSFSGWEMPVQFGGITQEHQAVRQSVGVFDISHMGKFVLRGEAILTQLQRLVPTDLGGLQPGMAQYTVLLNPQGGIVDDFIIYAQGTDRADLIVNAATTEKDKTWLLAHLSGVELEDWSGDRALLAVQGPDAVVTLQKFVEEDLSNVPKFGHLEGHVLGKPGFMARTGYTGEDGFEVMVEPETGRELWRSLLDAGAVPCGLGARDTLRLEAAMALYGQDIDDTTTPLEAGLGWLVHLDKVPEFIGRDVLVQQKQDGVSRRLIGLQLTGRNIARHDYPVLHSGEPIGKITSGTLSPTLGYPIALASVLADLAKIGQILEVEIRGKSYPATVVKRPFYKR from the coding sequence ATGTCTTCTATGACTGACGCGCTCCGCAGAACGCCGCTGTATGATTTGGCGATCGCCCAAAAAGCCCGCATGACTTCGTTTTCGGGCTGGGAGATGCCCGTGCAGTTTGGCGGCATCACACAGGAGCATCAGGCCGTGCGGCAGAGCGTCGGCGTGTTCGACATTTCCCACATGGGCAAGTTTGTGCTGCGTGGCGAGGCAATCTTGACCCAGCTTCAGCGGCTAGTGCCCACAGATCTGGGCGGGCTGCAACCGGGCATGGCGCAATACACCGTGCTGCTGAATCCGCAGGGCGGCATTGTGGACGACTTCATTATTTATGCCCAGGGGACAGACCGGGCAGACCTGATTGTGAACGCGGCGACGACTGAGAAAGACAAGACGTGGCTATTGGCACATCTTTCAGGGGTGGAATTGGAGGATTGGTCGGGCGATCGCGCTTTACTGGCCGTCCAGGGGCCCGATGCCGTCGTCACGCTGCAAAAGTTTGTCGAAGAAGATTTATCGAACGTGCCGAAATTCGGGCATCTCGAAGGCCATGTTTTAGGAAAACCAGGGTTTATGGCGCGGACAGGCTATACGGGCGAAGACGGCTTTGAGGTGATGGTGGAGCCAGAAACAGGACGCGAATTGTGGCGATCGCTCCTCGATGCAGGCGCAGTGCCCTGCGGACTGGGGGCCCGCGATACGCTGCGGCTAGAGGCGGCGATGGCGCTCTACGGCCAGGACATCGACGACACCACCACGCCCCTCGAAGCCGGCCTCGGCTGGCTAGTGCATCTCGACAAAGTGCCAGAGTTCATCGGGCGGGATGTCCTTGTGCAGCAAAAGCAGGACGGCGTTTCTCGCAGGCTCATCGGCTTACAGCTTACAGGTCGCAACATCGCCCGCCACGATTACCCCGTGCTGCACAGCGGCGAACCCATCGGCAAAATTACCAGCGGCACGCTCTCGCCCACGCTGGGCTACCCCATCGCCCTGGCCTCTGTCCTCGCCGACCTTGCCAAAATCGGGCAAATCCTGGAAGTCGAAATTCGCGGCAAGAGCTACCCGGCCACCGTCGTCAAGCGCCCCTTCTATAAACGCTGA
- the gloA gene encoding lactoylglutathione lyase: MRMLHTMLRVGNLEKSLAFYCNVLGMKLLRQKDYPGGEFTLAFVGYGDEADHTVLELTYNWGTDKYDLGNGYGHIALGVEDIYKTCDRIRELGGKVTREPGPMKHGSTVIAFVEDPDGYKVELIQLGTQGSAQKQETAATA; the protein is encoded by the coding sequence ATGAGAATGCTGCATACGATGCTGCGCGTGGGCAACCTGGAAAAGTCGCTGGCGTTTTATTGCAATGTGCTGGGAATGAAGCTGCTGCGCCAGAAAGATTATCCCGGTGGCGAGTTTACGCTGGCGTTTGTGGGCTACGGCGACGAGGCAGATCACACCGTGCTGGAGTTGACCTACAACTGGGGCACGGACAAGTATGACCTGGGCAATGGCTATGGCCACATTGCGCTGGGCGTGGAAGATATTTACAAGACGTGCGATCGTATTCGAGAACTCGGCGGCAAGGTGACGCGAGAGCCTGGCCCCATGAAGCACGGCTCGACGGTAATCGCCTTTGTGGAAGATCCCGACGGCTATAAGGTGGAGCTGATTCAACTGGGCACCCAGGGATCGGCGCAAAAGCAGGAAACGGCCGCAACGGCATAG
- a CDS encoding cupin domain-containing protein, translating into MGLKGRVEIRPLTSIKGGMAEFYTPQSSNETMLVSIPAGMIDDLFVHHFQTDQLLVVRGSFVLVVLQNREYQYIPLSDRHPTVVTIPPGIPHAAIHLGSEPCFLVNAVLRHGDAHPKDYRPMKPPMPFDFVKARAALAELEYPIGIAS; encoded by the coding sequence ATGGGTCTGAAAGGTCGCGTTGAAATTCGCCCGTTGACCTCGATCAAGGGCGGCATGGCTGAGTTTTATACCCCCCAGTCCAGCAATGAAACGATGCTGGTCAGTATTCCGGCGGGCATGATTGATGATTTATTCGTCCACCACTTCCAGACCGACCAGCTTCTGGTGGTGCGCGGCAGTTTTGTGCTGGTGGTGCTACAAAACCGCGAGTATCAATATATTCCCTTGAGCGATCGCCACCCCACGGTGGTCACGATTCCCCCCGGCATTCCACACGCCGCGATCCATCTGGGTTCCGAGCCGTGCTTTTTGGTGAACGCAGTGCTGAGACATGGCGATGCCCACCCCAAAGACTATCGTCCGATGAAACCGCCGATGCCGTTTGATTTTGTGAAGGCTCGCGCCGCGCTAGCGGAGTTGGAGTATCCCATTGGGATCGCAAGCTAA